The Herminiimonas arsenitoxidans genome window below encodes:
- a CDS encoding NUDIX hydrolase has protein sequence MKFCSECAHPVSLSIPDGDNRPRYVCSNCGAIHYQNPKMVLGSIPVWDEGGDMRILLCKRAIEPRLGYWTLPAGFMENNETTSNAAIRETIEEAGANIQLHELFSLLNVPHVHQVHMFYRATLLDLNYEAGVESLEVKLFSADEIPWDDIAFPTVSQTLKFFLEDHAALKDGGTYHFHTADITKPMIQPKSVAIN, from the coding sequence ATGAAATTTTGCTCTGAGTGCGCGCACCCCGTTTCACTATCCATCCCAGATGGCGACAATCGTCCGCGTTATGTATGCAGCAATTGCGGCGCCATTCATTATCAAAATCCAAAGATGGTATTGGGCTCGATTCCGGTGTGGGATGAAGGCGGCGATATGCGCATTCTTCTATGCAAACGTGCAATAGAACCTCGCCTCGGCTACTGGACATTGCCTGCCGGCTTCATGGAAAACAATGAAACGACTAGCAACGCGGCGATACGCGAAACCATAGAAGAAGCTGGCGCAAACATCCAACTGCACGAACTGTTCTCATTATTGAATGTGCCGCATGTCCATCAGGTTCATATGTTCTACCGTGCAACCTTGTTGGACTTGAACTATGAAGCTGGCGTTGAAAGCCTGGAAGTAAAACTATTCTCGGCGGATGAAATTCCTTGGGACGATATCGCATTCCCAACCGTCAGCCAGACCTTGAAGTTTTTTCTAGAAGATCATGCGGCATTGAAAGACGGCGGTACTTATCACTTCCATACAGCCGACATTACCAAACCCATGATTCAGCCAAAATCTGTTGCTATCAACTAA
- the scpB gene encoding SMC-Scp complex subunit ScpB, producing MNIAEAKKVLETALLCAHEPLSMNDMKKLYVETGETDGQIDADAIKQMLEELRDDWADKGIEVVSLSTGWRFQSRPEMKIYLERLNPEKPPKYSRATLETLAIITYRQPVTRGDIEEIRGVTVNSQTIKMLEDRGWIESIGHRDVPGRPALFATTKHFLDDLGLTSLDQLPPLQQVEKGDMQGSALLEMQGLEVELQAHLDQTAIDFADTTVVAEVADVETTELAVVADDVNGADETAMNTIEITASESEVIPTDAVAPDLTVVDVPSSDNQELNNESPNEK from the coding sequence ATGAATATTGCTGAGGCGAAGAAGGTCCTCGAAACAGCGCTACTTTGCGCTCACGAGCCCCTGTCCATGAACGACATGAAGAAACTTTATGTCGAGACCGGTGAGACGGACGGCCAGATCGATGCAGATGCAATCAAGCAGATGCTTGAGGAGTTGCGCGACGATTGGGCTGATAAAGGAATTGAAGTTGTCAGCCTATCGACCGGCTGGCGCTTTCAAAGTCGTCCGGAGATGAAGATTTATCTGGAGCGCCTGAATCCGGAAAAGCCGCCGAAATATTCGCGCGCAACTTTAGAGACGCTTGCCATCATTACTTATCGCCAGCCAGTAACGCGCGGCGATATCGAAGAAATTCGTGGTGTCACGGTTAATTCGCAAACTATTAAAATGCTGGAAGATCGGGGCTGGATCGAATCCATAGGGCATCGCGATGTTCCTGGACGGCCAGCCTTGTTTGCAACGACCAAACATTTTCTTGATGATCTCGGCTTAACTTCTTTGGATCAATTGCCACCTTTACAGCAAGTAGAGAAGGGCGATATGCAAGGTAGTGCATTGCTTGAGATGCAAGGACTGGAAGTCGAGTTGCAGGCACACCTAGATCAAACGGCGATTGATTTTGCCGATACCACCGTTGTAGCAGAGGTGGCTGATGTTGAAACAACAGAGCTTGCTGTAGTCGCCGATGATGTGAATGGTGCGGACGAGACGGCAATGAATACAATTGAAATCACGGCTTCGGAATCTGAAGTCATTCCCACCGATGCAGTAGCGCCTGACTTGACGGTTGTTGACGTTCCAAGTTCGGACAACCAAGAATTGAATAATGAATCACCCAACGAAAAATAA
- a CDS encoding GlxA family transcriptional regulator, with amino-acid sequence MPNSSLKMPARQVVILVFDGVQPIDFSGPAQALITANEEGASPPYMVSVRTFTGEKIQTASGFSINAEPMDHVLDIDTLIIPGGPGVHDAVQKSPEFKNSLRQLCERSRRICSICTGAFLLAQTGMLADRRAVTHWRSCDRLSREFPEVQVESDSLFLKDGKVWTSAGVTAGIDLTLALIQEDHDTGLAAKVARRLVVYLRRPGGQNQYSEPLSLQEASGTHYADLLQRMINKPEFAWTVEYMASIAGQSLRSFHRQFKEELGTTPSKALEKIRAELARTYLHTTDMRMKQIATKAGFDSEDSMRDAIVRQFGLSPKEMRERF; translated from the coding sequence ATGCCAAATAGCAGTCTAAAAATGCCAGCGCGACAAGTTGTCATCCTTGTGTTCGATGGTGTGCAACCTATTGATTTTTCTGGCCCGGCGCAGGCGTTGATCACGGCCAATGAAGAAGGAGCATCCCCTCCATACATGGTCAGTGTGCGGACATTCACAGGAGAAAAGATACAGACTGCATCGGGGTTTTCGATCAATGCGGAACCGATGGACCACGTTCTCGATATTGATACCCTGATCATCCCGGGAGGACCAGGTGTGCATGATGCAGTTCAGAAGAGTCCTGAGTTCAAGAATTCACTGCGTCAATTGTGCGAACGCTCGAGACGAATATGTTCCATCTGCACTGGGGCTTTCTTGCTAGCTCAGACAGGCATGTTGGCGGATCGTCGCGCCGTGACGCATTGGCGTTCTTGTGATCGTCTGTCCCGTGAATTTCCCGAAGTGCAAGTTGAGTCCGATTCACTTTTTTTGAAGGATGGAAAGGTCTGGACTTCGGCCGGTGTGACGGCGGGAATCGATCTGACTCTGGCGCTTATCCAGGAGGATCATGACACTGGTCTTGCTGCAAAAGTTGCAAGGCGGCTGGTGGTATATCTACGCAGGCCGGGTGGTCAGAATCAATACAGTGAGCCTTTGTCACTGCAGGAGGCATCAGGGACGCACTATGCCGACTTGCTTCAGCGGATGATCAACAAACCAGAATTCGCATGGACGGTTGAATACATGGCATCGATCGCAGGTCAGTCACTGCGTTCCTTTCATCGACAATTCAAGGAAGAGCTGGGAACGACCCCTTCCAAGGCATTGGAAAAAATCCGTGCCGAGTTGGCGCGAACGTATCTGCATACCACCGACATGCGGATGAAACAGATTGCTACTAAAGCGGGTTTCGACTCGGAAGATTCAATGCGCGACGCAATTGTTCGTCAGTTCGGGCTGTCGCCCAAAGAAATGCGCGAACGCTTTTAA